The Apium graveolens cultivar Ventura chromosome 6, ASM990537v1, whole genome shotgun sequence genome contains a region encoding:
- the LOC141666146 gene encoding secreted RxLR effector protein 161-like encodes MDGDETGKTINATEYGCIVGSLRYLTHTRPDISYAVGVGSRFIERPTIKHQQAVNYILRYISGTVDHGLVYTRDENKKAIIRFSDSDLVGDVIDRRSTGGMCFYLNGNLVLWASQKKRVITLSSCEAEYMATIIVACQSILLRGLVSQKMGQQIGIVVLSVDNRSAIELMKNYVMHGRSKHIDVRFHFI; translated from the coding sequence ATGGACGGGGATGAGACTGGGAAGACTATAAACGCTACTGAGTACGGGTGCATTGTTGGGAGTTTAAGATATTTAACACACACAAGACCTGATATTTCATATGCCGTAGGTGTTGGTAGTAGATTTATAGAGCGTCCAACAATCAAGCATCAACAGGCTGTGAATTATATATTAAGATACATAAGTGGTACAGTAGATCACGGACTGGTATACACTAGAGATGAGAATAAGAAAGCGATAATCAGGTTCTCGGATAGTGATCTGGTTGGAGACGTAATAGACAGACGTAGCACAGGAGGGATGTGTTTCTACTTGAATGGTAATTTGGTGTTATGGGCGTCTCAGAAAAAGAGAGTTATAACATTATCATCTTGTGAGGCTGAATATATGGCAACAATCATTGTAGCTTGTCAAAGTATTTTGCTTCGAGGATTGGTAAGTCAAAAAATGGGACAGCAGATTGGAATAGTGGTTCTTTCTGTGGACAATCGATCAGCCATTGAGTTGATGAAAAATTATGTTATGCACGGGAGGAGCAAACATATCGACGTTAGGTTCCATTTCATATGA